The Lycium ferocissimum isolate CSIRO_LF1 chromosome 1, AGI_CSIRO_Lferr_CH_V1, whole genome shotgun sequence genome includes a region encoding these proteins:
- the LOC132030247 gene encoding gibberellin 2-beta-dioxygenase-like, translated as MVVSSQPILQNSSHTFKTCNIPVIDMLDPQAKFSITKACQEFGFFKVVNHGVPNETMTNLEGDAVKFFNLPQCEKDKAGPANPFGYGNKRIGSNGDVGWVEYLLFTTNSEIVSEKSVGIPENSQLFWSALNEYVTAVRNMACLVLEKIADGLTIEPKNVLSRLLRDQKSDSCFRLNHYPPCTELEALNGGNLIGFGEHTDPQVISVIRSNNTTGLQISLRDGTWVSVPPDQYSLFIIVGDSLQVMTNGRFRSVRHRVLANSMKARLSMIYFGGAPLSEKIAPLSSLMEEGEESLYKEFTWHQYKTSAYKTRLGDDRLGLFEKKSKVRHGQK; from the exons ATGGTGGTTTCATCTCAACCAATTCTCCAAAACTCTTCTCATACATTTAAAACATGCAATATTCCAGTGATTGACATGTTAGACCCTCAAGCTAAATTCTCTATTACAAAAGCATGTCAAGAATTTGGATTTTTTAAGGTTGTGAATCATGGTGTTCCCAATGAAACAATGACAAATTTAGAAGGTGATGCTGTCAAATTCTTTAATTTACCACAGTGTGAGAAGGACAAAGCTGGTCCTGCTAATCCTTTTGGTTATGGTAATAAAAGAATTGGATCAAATGGTGATGTCGGTTGGGTTGAATATCTTCTATTTACTACAAACTCTGAAATTGTTTCAGAAAAATCCGTCGGCATTCCTGAAAATTCTCAGCTTTTCTG GTCTGCTCTCAATGAATATGTCACAGCAGTTAGAAATATGGCATGCCTTGTGCTGGAAAAAATAGCAGATGGTTTGACAATTGAGCCAAAAAATGTGTTGAGTAGGCTATTAAGGGATCAAAAGAGTGATTCTTGTTTTAGGCTAAACCACTATCCACCATGCACAGAACTTGAAGCATTGAATGGTGGAAATTTAATTGGTTTTGGTGAACATACCGACCCACAAGTAATATCTGTTATTAGGTCTAATAACACTACTGGTCTTCAAATCTCCCTCAGAGATGGTACATGGGTCTCAGTCCCACCTGATCAGTACTCCCTTTTCATCATTGTTGGTGATTCCCTGCAG GTAATGACCAATGGGAGATTTAGGAGTGTAAGGCATAGAGTCTTGGCAAACAGTATGAAGGCAAGGTTATCAATGATTTATTTTGGTGGAGCCCCTTTAAGTGAAAAAATAGCACCCTTATCCTCTTTAATggaggaaggagaagaaagttTGTACAAGGAATTTACATGGCATCAATACAAGACATCTGCCTACAAGACAAGGTTGGGTGATGATAGGCTGGGACTgtttgaaaagaaaagtaaagtACGACATGGTCAAAAATAG